The following are from one region of the Sandaracinus amylolyticus genome:
- a CDS encoding serine/threonine-protein kinase, which yields MIVGDYRLLRPLGRGGMAEVWLGRHSLTGGSAAVKVLRDGAGATARASLARERRALARLHHPSIVALFDGGPDHLVTSFVDGTDLARRMRAPVSAAEALGIARAIALALDHAHRRGVVHRDVKPSNVLIDVRGDAFLGDFGVASIDGDQADAVGTPAFAAPEQRRGAPVDGAADQFALARTVLAMWLGAPDALDAVRDRALHDVLSRALDADPRRRFSSCAELADALGSLGDREREVATRAPSRRGLASFAWASAAERRESSIVERVDHRVRALAAAGALDRAATERFLARSGYADLGFSIHARTERLGPLDRPDALARVERIVVPLHGLWTDRETWRELAPRIARMNATGLVITPDLLGFGASPLVDEAPSVEVIGPRATFETVRAWLALLGLGEVPTTYVAYSYMSTAILELGDDALRAHESAVVLAPSIPFFDASIRAQLRALRLVAHLGVIHVESYRALVRWLGENLPAYGVLSPADRERMIAMARAVPPLRQARFADAMLAARAPRTHERDRSVVAVTPDDPAFPAVRRAPELERLGYHAPRVVHLTFGAHHPHLPSATHPEWNARNVHELADLVDQLRSFVDRPAPSLSTTLTARGPW from the coding sequence ATGATCGTGGGCGACTATCGCTTGCTGCGGCCGCTCGGGCGCGGGGGCATGGCGGAGGTGTGGCTGGGACGCCATTCGCTCACCGGCGGAAGCGCGGCGGTGAAGGTGTTGCGCGATGGCGCCGGCGCGACCGCGCGCGCATCGCTGGCGCGAGAGCGACGGGCGCTCGCACGCCTGCACCACCCGAGCATCGTCGCGCTGTTCGACGGAGGGCCCGATCACCTCGTCACGTCGTTCGTGGACGGGACCGATCTCGCACGACGGATGCGCGCGCCGGTGTCGGCCGCGGAGGCGCTCGGGATCGCGCGGGCGATCGCGCTCGCGCTCGATCACGCGCATCGCCGCGGCGTGGTGCATCGCGACGTGAAGCCGTCGAACGTGCTGATCGACGTGCGCGGCGACGCGTTCCTCGGCGACTTCGGCGTCGCCTCGATCGACGGTGACCAGGCCGACGCGGTGGGCACCCCCGCGTTCGCGGCGCCCGAGCAGCGCCGGGGCGCACCGGTCGACGGCGCCGCCGATCAGTTCGCGCTCGCACGCACGGTGCTCGCAATGTGGCTCGGCGCGCCCGATGCGCTCGACGCGGTGCGCGATCGCGCGCTGCACGACGTGCTCTCGCGTGCGCTCGACGCCGATCCGCGCCGTCGTTTCTCCTCGTGCGCGGAGCTCGCCGACGCGCTGGGATCGCTGGGAGATCGCGAGCGCGAGGTCGCGACGCGCGCGCCGTCGCGTCGCGGTCTCGCGAGCTTCGCGTGGGCGAGCGCCGCGGAGCGGCGGGAGTCGTCGATCGTCGAGCGGGTCGATCATCGCGTGCGCGCGCTCGCTGCGGCGGGGGCGCTCGATCGGGCAGCGACCGAGCGATTCCTGGCGCGCTCGGGCTACGCGGACCTCGGGTTCTCGATCCACGCGCGCACCGAGCGGCTCGGGCCGCTCGATCGCCCCGATGCGCTCGCGCGTGTGGAGCGCATCGTGGTGCCGCTCCACGGGCTCTGGACCGATCGCGAGACCTGGCGCGAGCTCGCGCCGCGCATCGCGCGCATGAACGCGACGGGGCTCGTGATCACCCCGGATCTCCTCGGGTTCGGCGCATCGCCGCTGGTCGACGAAGCGCCGTCCGTCGAGGTGATCGGTCCCCGCGCGACGTTCGAGACGGTGCGTGCGTGGCTCGCGCTGCTGGGCCTCGGCGAGGTGCCGACGACCTACGTCGCGTACTCGTACATGTCGACCGCGATCCTCGAGCTCGGCGACGACGCGCTGCGCGCGCACGAGTCCGCGGTCGTGCTCGCGCCCAGCATCCCGTTCTTCGACGCGTCGATCCGGGCACAGCTGCGCGCGCTCCGGCTCGTGGCGCACCTCGGCGTGATCCACGTCGAGTCCTATCGCGCCCTCGTGCGATGGCTCGGTGAGAACCTTCCTGCGTACGGTGTGCTCTCGCCCGCCGATCGCGAGCGCATGATCGCGATGGCGCGCGCGGTGCCCCCGCTGCGCCAAGCGCGCTTCGCCGACGCGATGCTCGCTGCGCGCGCGCCTCGCACCCACGAGCGCGACCGCAGCGTGGTCGCGGTCACGCCCGACGACCCGGCCTTTCCGGCCGTGCGACGCGCGCCCGAGCTCGAGCGCCTCGGCTACCACGCGCCCCGCGTGGTCCACCTCACGTTCGGCGCGCACCATCCACATCTTCCGAGCGCGACGCACCCCGAGTGGAACGCGCGCAACGTGCACGAGCTCGCGGATCTCGTCGATCAGCTGCGGAGCTTCGTCGATCGCCCCGCGCCCTCGCTCTCGACCACCCTGACCGCCCGGGGGCCGTGGTAG
- a CDS encoding HupE/UreJ family protein produces the protein MWRLVLLVILACASTAHAHRGSAKYVVVERTSEGASIDVELEVVDAAMELGLGEDAPASAVLARGDDLGALLARGITIGDGAVACTAGAGAPSEVEGEDGPPRLALTIDYACPEAAGDLVLRDDTIFPTDAQHEAFVRIRFAGDTDAHVLRAGRQDVALGEPPSTVSLLGRFLVEGVLHLVTGYDHLLFLLSLVLTAGGLALREGMRVALRDVAIVVTAFTLGHSVTLIAAALGVIVLPSRLVESVIAASIAVVALLNVWRPDERRSMPWLALGFGLVHGFGFSGVLAELGLPAQARVLSLLAFNVGIELAQLAFVAVMLSPLAWLAGKPGYRTWIVRGGSIAIALLALVWLVERATAP, from the coding sequence ATGTGGCGGCTCGTGCTCCTCGTGATCCTGGCGTGCGCGTCGACGGCGCACGCGCACCGCGGCTCCGCGAAGTACGTCGTGGTCGAGCGCACGAGCGAGGGCGCCTCGATCGACGTGGAGCTCGAGGTCGTCGACGCCGCGATGGAGCTCGGGCTCGGCGAGGACGCGCCCGCCTCGGCGGTCCTCGCGCGCGGTGACGATCTCGGTGCGCTCCTCGCGCGTGGGATCACGATCGGCGACGGCGCGGTCGCGTGCACCGCGGGCGCCGGCGCACCGAGCGAGGTCGAGGGCGAAGACGGCCCGCCGCGCCTCGCGCTCACGATCGACTACGCGTGCCCCGAGGCCGCGGGCGATCTCGTGCTCCGCGACGACACGATCTTCCCGACCGACGCGCAGCACGAGGCGTTCGTGCGCATCCGCTTCGCCGGGGACACCGACGCGCACGTGCTCCGCGCCGGACGCCAGGATGTCGCGCTCGGCGAGCCTCCGTCGACCGTGTCGCTGCTCGGGCGCTTCCTGGTCGAGGGCGTGCTGCACCTCGTCACCGGATACGACCATCTGCTGTTCTTGCTCTCGCTCGTGCTCACCGCCGGCGGGCTCGCGCTCCGCGAAGGGATGCGGGTCGCGCTGCGCGACGTCGCGATCGTCGTGACCGCGTTCACGCTCGGCCACAGCGTCACGCTGATCGCCGCGGCGCTCGGGGTGATCGTGCTGCCGTCGCGGCTCGTCGAGAGCGTCATCGCGGCGTCGATCGCGGTGGTCGCCCTGCTCAACGTGTGGCGGCCCGACGAGCGACGATCGATGCCGTGGCTCGCGCTGGGCTTCGGGCTCGTGCACGGCTTCGGGTTCTCGGGTGTGCTCGCCGAGCTCGGGCTCCCCGCGCAGGCGCGCGTGCTCTCGCTGCTCGCGTTCAACGTCGGGATCGAGCTCGCGCAGCTCGCGTTCGTCGCGGTGATGCTCTCGCCGCTCGCGTGGCTCGCAGGCAAGCCGGGCTATCGCACGTGGATCGTGCGCGGCGGATCCATCGCGATCGCGCTGCTCGCGCTGGTCTGGCTCGTCGAGCGCGCCACCGCACCGTAG
- a CDS encoding serine/threonine-protein kinase, with protein MTDVMLAGRYQLLDTLGEGSNAVVWRALDSASGNLVAIKRLRPEIARVEEWRARLRREGRAIVTLRHPGVVRVSELGEEDGGAPYLVMELFYGETLATRLARVARLGVEEALAIAVPLLDALAAVHAHGLVHRDVKPSNVMLVKELRSDRVVLLDFGLACLLDGSQRVTREGARIGTPVYMSPEQARGVPLIDARADVWAVGGLLYEMLAGRAPFRASGALEVLHSVIAKQPAPLRAVVPDVPAALDEAITVALSKRPQDRHGSAIAMAVALRAIGGAQRGRAARHP; from the coding sequence GTGACCGACGTGATGCTCGCGGGTCGCTACCAACTGCTCGACACCCTCGGTGAGGGCTCGAACGCGGTCGTGTGGCGCGCGCTCGACAGCGCGTCGGGCAACCTGGTCGCGATCAAGCGGCTGCGTCCCGAGATCGCGCGCGTCGAGGAGTGGCGCGCCCGGCTCCGCCGCGAGGGGCGCGCGATCGTCACGCTCCGTCATCCCGGCGTCGTCCGCGTGAGCGAGCTGGGCGAGGAGGACGGCGGCGCGCCGTACCTCGTGATGGAGCTGTTCTACGGCGAGACGCTCGCGACGCGGCTCGCGCGCGTCGCTCGCCTCGGCGTCGAGGAAGCGCTCGCCATCGCGGTGCCGCTGCTCGATGCGCTGGCGGCGGTCCACGCGCACGGCCTCGTGCATCGCGACGTGAAGCCCTCGAACGTGATGCTCGTGAAGGAGCTGCGCAGTGATCGCGTCGTGCTCCTCGACTTCGGGCTCGCGTGCCTGCTCGACGGATCGCAGCGCGTCACGCGCGAAGGCGCGCGCATCGGCACGCCGGTGTACATGAGCCCGGAGCAGGCGCGCGGCGTTCCGCTGATCGACGCGCGCGCCGACGTGTGGGCGGTCGGAGGGCTGCTCTACGAGATGCTCGCGGGTCGCGCGCCGTTCCGCGCGAGCGGCGCGCTCGAGGTGCTGCACTCGGTGATCGCGAAGCAGCCCGCGCCGCTGCGCGCGGTGGTGCCCGACGTGCCCGCGGCCCTCGACGAGGCGATCACGGTCGCGCTCTCGAAGCGCCCGCAGGATCGGCACGGGAGCGCGATCGCGATGGCGGTGGCGCTGCGCGCGATCGGTGGCGCGCAGCGCGGGCGCGCGGCGCGCCATCCCTAG
- a CDS encoding PEP/pyruvate-binding domain-containing protein: MGPHVRRIESLVPRRTPAFGGKAKNLAALARAGFPVPAAYAVAAELCDDFLRATLAPDEQPAALLAAPSRDVTPERLADIAARVRRAPLTRAIAADVHAAFATLRNEGARAIAVRSSSLREDEQARSAAGLHDTVLGVDHEDALDDALRAVWASSFDPRVLGYLRALGSASAEAGLGMGVVLQALVPADVAGVLFTVNPLSADPGEMVINASFGLGKTVVDGSVSPDTYRVDKASGWVRDRVIGDKARAIRWDDERGVFEEDVPAEERAQESLSEDVLDRLIELGVRIEDHFGDARDIEWAVVGRNVYVLQARPVTAIATPPRRTSSRRARRADRARIVWSNVNVGEALPGVATPFTWSVLSGFSDRGFRRAFGALGCSVPKDAELVGNFRGRIYLNMSEFTAIASQVPGLRPRVLLSLGGGGEIDRLEHDVERRGSAAFLARLPMTASRYVRENARLGERVAQFEKWFEAERARIDGIDFRVLSATALHRVLGEVERLLDPTGEVLLNVYGNLLACVVALRGLVGAVADKERADALMRELLTGLDDVDSAAPGLALYRIARIARGDLRARDHILRTPPAELRIASIPEGPTRRALIDFFARYGGRGAREAEIAEPRWREDPTLPFTTLRLHLMSEHDEGPEEVQQRQHEVRDRAQAELESLLPLPVRLSGGALAVRKLLTLVQDFMRLREHLRGHVVTVLGLYREVVLDASRRLAAMEPGCGPDGGFFLTVDELHALLKGDVGPVSVLIRRRRLQYERDRALPPPPDTFVGFPPPVEAEELPDGALRGLGASTGRVIGIARVIETASDATSLAPGEVLVVQQADVGWTPLFLAAAAIVTDLGGPLSHASVVAREFGVPAVVNVRHGTRVIRTGDRIEVDGDAGTVRIVERAHATRDREEHARDATPRA; this comes from the coding sequence ATGGGGCCGCACGTCCGACGCATCGAGTCGCTCGTCCCGCGCCGCACGCCGGCGTTCGGTGGCAAGGCGAAGAATCTCGCGGCGCTCGCGCGCGCCGGTTTCCCCGTGCCCGCTGCGTACGCCGTCGCAGCCGAGCTCTGTGACGACTTCCTGCGCGCGACGCTCGCGCCCGACGAGCAACCTGCCGCGCTGCTCGCTGCGCCGTCGCGCGACGTCACGCCCGAGCGGCTCGCCGACATCGCCGCGCGCGTGCGACGAGCGCCGCTCACCCGCGCGATCGCGGCCGACGTGCACGCCGCGTTCGCGACGCTGCGCAACGAGGGCGCGCGCGCGATCGCGGTGCGCTCGTCGTCGCTCCGCGAGGACGAGCAGGCGCGCTCCGCCGCGGGCCTGCACGACACCGTGCTCGGTGTCGATCACGAGGACGCGCTCGACGACGCGCTGCGCGCGGTGTGGGCCAGCTCGTTCGATCCGCGCGTGCTCGGCTATCTGCGCGCGCTCGGCAGCGCGAGCGCGGAGGCCGGGCTCGGCATGGGCGTGGTGCTGCAGGCGCTCGTGCCCGCCGACGTCGCGGGCGTGCTCTTCACGGTGAACCCGCTCTCCGCGGATCCCGGCGAGATGGTGATCAACGCGTCGTTCGGCCTCGGCAAGACCGTGGTCGACGGAAGCGTCTCGCCGGACACGTACCGCGTCGACAAGGCGAGCGGTTGGGTGCGCGATCGCGTGATCGGCGACAAGGCGCGCGCGATCCGCTGGGACGACGAGCGAGGTGTCTTCGAGGAGGACGTGCCCGCCGAGGAGCGCGCGCAGGAGTCGCTCTCGGAAGACGTGCTCGACCGCCTGATCGAGCTCGGCGTGCGCATCGAGGATCACTTCGGCGACGCGCGCGACATCGAGTGGGCCGTCGTCGGTCGCAACGTGTACGTGCTGCAGGCGCGGCCGGTCACCGCGATCGCGACTCCGCCCCGGCGCACCAGCTCGCGACGCGCGCGCCGCGCCGATCGTGCGCGCATCGTCTGGTCGAACGTGAACGTCGGCGAGGCGCTGCCCGGGGTCGCGACGCCGTTCACCTGGTCGGTGCTGAGCGGGTTCAGCGATCGCGGGTTCCGCCGCGCGTTCGGGGCGCTCGGGTGCAGCGTGCCCAAGGACGCCGAGCTCGTCGGCAACTTCCGCGGTCGCATCTACCTCAACATGAGCGAGTTCACCGCGATCGCGTCGCAGGTCCCCGGCCTGCGCCCGCGCGTGCTGCTCTCGCTCGGCGGCGGCGGCGAGATCGATCGCCTCGAGCACGACGTGGAGCGCCGTGGATCCGCGGCGTTCCTCGCGCGGCTGCCGATGACCGCGTCGCGCTACGTGCGAGAGAACGCGCGGCTCGGCGAGCGCGTCGCGCAGTTCGAGAAGTGGTTCGAGGCGGAGCGCGCGCGCATCGACGGGATCGACTTCCGCGTGCTGAGCGCGACCGCGCTGCACCGCGTGCTCGGCGAGGTCGAGCGGCTCCTCGATCCCACCGGTGAGGTGCTGCTCAACGTCTACGGCAACCTGCTCGCGTGCGTGGTCGCGCTGCGCGGGCTCGTCGGCGCGGTCGCGGACAAGGAGCGCGCCGACGCGCTGATGCGCGAGCTGCTCACCGGGCTCGACGACGTCGACAGCGCGGCACCGGGGCTGGCGCTCTATCGCATCGCGCGCATCGCGCGCGGCGATCTGCGGGCGCGCGATCACATCCTGCGCACGCCGCCCGCGGAGCTGCGCATCGCGTCGATCCCCGAGGGCCCGACGCGCCGCGCGCTGATCGACTTCTTCGCGCGCTACGGCGGACGTGGAGCCCGCGAGGCCGAGATCGCGGAACCGCGCTGGCGTGAGGATCCCACGCTGCCCTTCACGACGCTGCGCCTCCACCTGATGAGCGAGCACGACGAGGGGCCCGAGGAGGTGCAGCAGCGCCAGCACGAGGTTCGGGATCGCGCGCAGGCGGAGCTCGAGTCCCTCCTGCCGCTCCCGGTGCGCCTCTCCGGAGGCGCGCTCGCGGTGCGCAAGCTGCTCACGCTGGTGCAGGACTTCATGCGGCTGCGCGAGCACCTCCGCGGCCACGTCGTCACGGTGCTCGGGCTCTATCGCGAGGTCGTGCTCGACGCGTCGCGACGGCTCGCGGCGATGGAGCCGGGCTGCGGACCCGACGGCGGGTTCTTCCTCACGGTCGACGAGCTGCACGCGCTGCTCAAGGGCGACGTGGGGCCGGTCTCGGTGCTCATCCGTCGCCGTCGCCTGCAGTACGAGCGCGATCGCGCGCTGCCGCCGCCGCCCGACACGTTCGTCGGGTTCCCGCCGCCGGTCGAGGCCGAGGAGCTCCCCGACGGCGCGCTGCGCGGGCTCGGCGCGTCGACGGGTCGCGTGATCGGCATCGCGCGCGTGATCGAGACCGCGAGCGACGCGACCTCGCTCGCGCCGGGAGAGGTGCTCGTGGTGCAGCAGGCCGACGTCGGCTGGACCCCGCTCTTCCTCGCGGCGGCGGCGATCGTGACCGATCTCGGCGGGCCGCTCTCGCATGCGAGCGTGGTCGCGCGGGAGTTCGGCGTACCCGCCGTGGTGAACGTGCGACACGGCACCCGCGTGATCCGCACCGGCGATCGCATCGAGGTCGACGGCGACGCGGGCACGGTCCGCATCGTCGAGCGCGCGCACGCGACGCGCGATCGCGAGGAGCACGCCCGCGATGCGACCCCGCGGGCGTGA
- a CDS encoding RluA family pseudouridine synthase — MRPRGRDRRSAPPPEVRIAHRDAHLLVLVKPPALPTTAPDASTITLTSIARSLDPSAPKMHPSSRLDRDVTGLVTFARTDRAIDALLEARRAGRYERTYLALVAGVPEERGRWTWGIAIDPRDATRRIALREGETGERAQDASSRYERRGVASGHAALALFPETGRTHQLRVHCAAAGHPILGDTTYGGAPRVVLEDGRVIGARRPMLHCARLVLPDVARGGALELIEGAPDDFARAWSGLGGDPAALVI; from the coding sequence ATGCGACCCCGCGGGCGTGATCGACGGTCCGCGCCGCCGCCCGAGGTGCGCATCGCGCATCGCGACGCGCACCTGCTCGTGCTGGTGAAGCCGCCCGCGCTGCCCACCACCGCGCCCGACGCGAGCACGATCACGCTCACGTCGATCGCGCGCTCGCTCGATCCGAGCGCGCCGAAGATGCATCCGAGCTCGCGCCTCGACCGCGACGTGACCGGGCTCGTCACGTTCGCGCGCACCGATCGTGCGATCGACGCGCTGCTCGAGGCGCGTCGCGCAGGGCGCTACGAGCGCACGTATCTCGCGTTGGTCGCGGGGGTGCCCGAGGAGCGCGGCCGATGGACGTGGGGGATCGCGATCGATCCGCGCGATGCCACGCGGCGCATCGCGCTGCGCGAGGGCGAGACCGGCGAGCGCGCGCAGGACGCGAGCTCGCGCTACGAGCGACGCGGCGTCGCGAGCGGTCACGCGGCGCTCGCGCTCTTTCCCGAGACGGGGCGCACCCACCAGCTGCGCGTGCACTGCGCGGCCGCCGGCCATCCGATCCTCGGCGACACGACCTACGGCGGCGCGCCGCGCGTGGTGCTCGAGGACGGCCGGGTGATCGGCGCGCGCCGACCGATGCTGCACTGCGCGCGGCTCGTGCTGCCCGACGTGGCTCGCGGCGGCGCGCTCGAGCTGATCGAGGGTGCGCCCGACGATTTCGCGCGCGCCTGGAGCGGCCTCGGGGGCGATCCTGCGGCGCTGGTGATCTAG
- a CDS encoding tetratricopeptide repeat protein, whose product MDQLSAHLDRAWDLVSRGDFAGAMRSAEKSLEIDPDSPEVHNLMGYIRAQEGHAEEALEHYERAIELDESFVEAMLNAAEVCIHPLQDWDGAIARIESALDWIEDPEEQADAMLLKIDALLGKGDRAGASVVVNALPEGPFESAGIAFSIGRARFETGDPSGAEPWLRRAIEKEPRHAEAHYYLGLVLQERGDARAAALSFLHSRHAELRGGAPAPMVSSDTFERRVQSAIGRLRENVARVIEGALVIVGDVPGAEVVAEGVDPRIPVLLDDLGGEDEPPRAGRVFVYQRNVERIAAGPMELEEEIARSITEEVEHVFPEVAGAAPTDSEIQN is encoded by the coding sequence ATGGACCAGCTCAGTGCCCACCTCGACCGTGCGTGGGACCTCGTCTCGCGCGGTGACTTCGCGGGCGCGATGCGCTCCGCCGAGAAGTCCCTCGAGATCGATCCCGACTCGCCCGAGGTGCACAACCTCATGGGCTACATCCGCGCGCAGGAGGGCCACGCCGAGGAGGCGCTCGAGCACTACGAGCGCGCGATCGAGCTCGACGAGAGCTTCGTCGAGGCGATGCTCAACGCGGCCGAGGTCTGCATCCACCCGCTGCAGGACTGGGATGGCGCGATCGCGCGCATCGAGTCGGCGCTCGACTGGATCGAGGACCCCGAGGAGCAGGCGGACGCGATGCTGCTCAAGATCGACGCGCTGCTCGGCAAGGGTGATCGCGCAGGTGCGAGCGTCGTCGTGAACGCGCTGCCGGAAGGGCCCTTCGAGAGCGCGGGCATCGCGTTCTCGATCGGCCGTGCGCGCTTCGAGACCGGCGATCCGAGCGGCGCGGAGCCGTGGCTGCGGCGCGCGATCGAGAAGGAGCCGCGCCACGCCGAGGCGCACTACTACCTCGGGCTCGTGCTCCAGGAGCGGGGCGATGCGCGCGCGGCGGCGCTCTCGTTCCTGCACTCGCGGCACGCGGAGCTGCGCGGCGGCGCGCCGGCGCCGATGGTGAGCTCGGACACGTTCGAGCGCCGCGTCCAGTCGGCGATCGGTCGGCTGCGCGAGAACGTCGCGCGCGTGATCGAGGGCGCGCTGGTGATCGTGGGCGACGTGCCGGGCGCCGAGGTGGTCGCCGAGGGCGTGGATCCGCGCATCCCGGTGCTGCTCGACGATCTCGGTGGGGAGGACGAGCCGCCGCGCGCGGGGCGCGTGTTCGTGTACCAGCGCAACGTCGAGCGCATCGCCGCAGGCCCGATGGAGCTCGAAGAGGAGATCGCGCGCTCGATCACCGAAGAGGTCGAGCACGTGTTCCCCGAGGTCGCGGGCGCGGCCCCGACCGACTCGGAGATCCAGAACTAG
- a CDS encoding penicillin-insensitive murein endopeptidase, translating into MRRVVPAFALLLAAGCYGAVPAPREATSIGTTSSGFLAHGVALPERGPGFVRARPGEDTRWGTPGLVGALQRAFASVAVTFPGSVPARVGDLSAPGGGRHTRHRSHRTGRDVDVIFYLTDDGGRATSPRGWLAFGRYGHAIEESSGDLFFFDDARNWHFVRTLLLDPEADVQWIFVSRGLKTRLLEYALAHETSAEALVRAAYVLQQPERAAPHDDHFHVRVFCSEQDRASGCRDVGPRWPWLRPEVEAIAGRDGAGLDDASLLAALLDGDDPAAPDDDAPRARPAISSR; encoded by the coding sequence ATGCGACGCGTGGTGCCTGCGTTCGCGCTGCTGCTCGCGGCCGGCTGCTACGGCGCCGTGCCGGCGCCCCGCGAGGCCACGTCGATCGGCACGACGTCGTCGGGGTTCCTCGCGCACGGCGTCGCGCTGCCCGAGCGCGGGCCGGGCTTCGTGCGGGCCCGACCCGGCGAGGACACGCGCTGGGGCACGCCGGGCCTCGTCGGCGCGCTGCAGCGCGCGTTCGCGTCGGTCGCCGTGACGTTCCCGGGATCGGTGCCGGCGCGGGTCGGCGACCTCTCGGCGCCGGGGGGAGGGCGGCACACGCGGCATCGCAGCCATCGCACCGGCCGCGACGTCGACGTGATCTTCTACCTGACCGACGACGGCGGGCGCGCGACCTCGCCGCGTGGCTGGCTCGCGTTCGGCCGCTACGGCCACGCGATCGAGGAGTCGAGCGGCGATCTCTTCTTCTTCGATGACGCACGCAACTGGCACTTCGTGCGCACGCTGCTGCTCGATCCCGAGGCCGACGTGCAGTGGATCTTCGTGAGCCGCGGGCTGAAGACGAGGCTGCTCGAGTACGCGCTCGCGCACGAGACGAGCGCCGAGGCGCTGGTGCGCGCGGCGTACGTGCTGCAGCAGCCCGAGCGCGCGGCGCCGCACGACGATCACTTCCACGTGCGCGTGTTCTGCAGCGAGCAGGATCGCGCGTCGGGATGTCGCGACGTGGGCCCGCGCTGGCCCTGGCTGAGGCCCGAGGTCGAGGCGATCGCGGGTCGCGACGGCGCAGGGCTCGACGATGCGTCGCTGCTCGCGGCGCTGCTCGACGGAGACGATCCGGCCGCGCCCGACGACGACGCGCCGCGCGCGCGACCCGCGATCTCGTCGCGCTAG